ATTTATTCGTCTTATCATAAACTTTTCATTCAACTTGTTTAGTTTTTTTAGAAAAACATATAAGCTTTCTCTAATTGCTATGCCTTAATAATTACCCGTTCCAGGTCTTGCCAAGCTAAATAACAACGTGCTAAAATGAAACCAATATTAAATTAAAATAATCCAAATAAAACCGGCGCCCAGGTTAGCGTAAACAGGCGGCAAGAAAGGAAGAAAATTTGACTGAACAAGAATTTACTTATCTATATGACCTGCTTCATACTTCCCTGCCCACAAATAAAATTCCAGATGATGCCAAAGACAATACAATGTTTACCGACCTGGTCAACACCATCAACCATTTGCGAAAGGCTGCTGCTGACTTAAGCTATGGCAACCTATCTGCTCCAATTGAAGGCCCTGGTTATATCATGGACTGTCTTAAAAACCTTCAGTCTTCCCTCAAAACTTTATCCCATACAGCCGAACAGCTGGCTGAAGGCGATTTTACCCAACACATAGAGTATTTCGGGGATTTCGGGGCCGCCTTTAACACCATGACTGATAAGCTAAAGGCTGTCATTGATGACCTGACTGAGACTCAGGCACGACTTCAAAAAAGTGAAGCCCGCCATCGTCTGCTGGCTGATCATGCCGACGATGTGATCTGGACCATGGACCTGAATGGACGATTTACCTATGTCAGTCCTTCGGTTGAAAAGCTGCGGGGTTTTTCCGTTGCTGAAGTACTGGAACAGACAGCCGAAGAGATGCTTTGCCCTGGTTCTTTAATTGAAATGCAAAAGGGTCTGGAACGCGCCATCAACTCTGTAACCAAAGGCCTGCCCTTCAATATTTATCGCGGCGAGCTGGAACAGCCCTGCAAAGACGGCTCAACCGTCTGGACTGAAGCGACGGTTTCCGGAATCTATGATGAAGAAGGCAAATTTGTTGGTATGCTCGGGGTTACCCGTGATATTTCCGAACGCCGAAAAATGGAAGAAGAAATTCGCCGACTCTCAATTACCGATAAACTGACCCAGACCTACAACCGGCTTAAACTCGATGAAAGTATCGATTCACTTTTTTCGAAGGCGAACTCAGTGGGGACTGTTTTTTCGATCATTATTCTTGATATCGATCATTTTAAAAACGTCAATGACCGTTTTGGGCACCAGGCTGGCGATCAGGTCCTGATTGATCTGGTCGGGCTACTCAATTTGGGCGTTCGCGACTCAGATATTGTGGGCCGTTGGGGCGGTGAGGAATTTCTGATTATTCTACCCGAGACCAACAAAGCCGAAGCACTCATTATGGCCGAGCGTTTAAGAGCATCCGTTGCCGACAATCATTTTAAAGATGTCGGTCGGGTCACTATCAGCCTGGGTGTCACCAGCTACAACGATGACCTGACACCGGAACAGCTAATTTCCCGCGCCGACAGTGCCCTATATCAGGCCAAGCAAAATGGTCGCAACCGGGTTGAAAATGAATAGCTTTTTTAGCTGAAACAGATAATCCAAAAGGAGTTAAAAAAAGGTGCCCACATTATAGACACCGTTCATTTTACAGTAAAGTTTGGGAATAATTTAATTGCCCACTCAGGTTTATTCTCCCTGCACCATCTAAGCCTGTCCAAAGCTTTCAAAGTAAGCCCAGGCAGCTTCAGGCGAATCAAATCCCTGAACCTGCTTTTCTTCTCCATTACGAATCGTCACTTCCCGATCCATCAGAGATATTCGGCCATCAGGAATAGGACGGGTGGCAATTAAAACCTGGCGGAAAAACGATTCCGGATGAGCCGAGGTGAAAAAATTGGCAATTTCAAAATCTGCATCAATACAAGGCTCCAGCGAAAAAGCATAGCTGGGTATGAAGTCATCTTCAATCCTTGTTTCCAGTTGACAGGTCTGATCATCAAGGGCTGTGAGCCGATATTTTAGACCATTTTGATCTTCTTCATGGTTTTCTTCAATCAGAAGTGGCGTAACCAGGCCATTCCCGCCGAAACCCACATCACAAAGGTAGCGATTGCCATCTAATTCCACTGTATTGACCCGATGAGTTTTTCCCGATTCGGCATAGCCATCACGATAAACTCTGGCCAGATGGCTGGTGACATCAAAACCAATCTCTTTGAGTAAAGCCGCAAACAGGCTATTTAATTCAAAACAGTAGCCTCCTCTATTTTGACGGACAATTTTATTATATAAATCGTCCTGTTTTAATGACACCGGCTCTTTTTTATAAACGGTGAGATTTTCAAAAGGAATGGTCATGACGTGAGCCTGATGCAATTTTTTAAGCTGTTCCACGCTGACTTGCGGCATTTCATCAATTTTTAGGCGTTCCAGATAGGCTTTTATTTCTTTCATCGTAAACTCCTTCTTTTCCTCAAGCGATAAATTTACTTTTCTGTTAGTATAACATAATGTCAGTTGAAAATTTTTTTCAAACACCATATTCTACTGCTTTCATTGCATTTTCATACTTCTGATAATAATAAATCTCTCCATCAACATCAAAAAAAGCGCCGCAAATGCAGCACTTTCATCTTCAATTACCCGGGGATTGGGGCTGTCGATAAATAATGGCGTATCCGTTGCCTCCTACACCACCTCCATCAGCCATTTTAAGGTTTCCACTTCCTGTTCCGGTGCCGTACTTCCACAGACATCTATAAAATGTGCTCCGACTTCTGCCTGTTTCACTGCCCGATCAGCAATAAAAGCTACGTCACGCTTTTCAATTGCTTCCTTTACTACCGGAATAGTTCCGTTTATTTTTTCTCCAATGATTATCATACTCAATTTCCGTTTCTGTTTAAATCCATATTCTATCCTTCCTTATTATGAAATAATTGCCGCCGAACAGTATTGTCGAAGCTTCTCTCTGTCTCTGACAATAATGCGATTCCGGCGTGTTTCAATGACTTGATTGTCTCTTAGAATCTTCGGACAACGGGAAACATTCTTCAAATTGATTCCCACCAGGTCCATAATGTCGTTCTGTGTCAGCATAATCACATCTTTGTTGATATTGTCCAGATATATGTATAGGAAATTGCTGATTTTTTCCAAACCGGTGTAAAACAGCTGATTGGCATTATCAAGCACCAGCATTCCGGCCAGTTCATTAAAAGCTTTATACATGGCCCGATGAGGTGTCGTGTAATATTCAATTTCCTTTTCCGGATGGGCATTGAGTTCTTCAATGGTTCCCCCTGCAAAAGGAATCGAAAAAGTTTCAAACATCGACATAATTGGTACTTTATCCGGTTCCTGATGATTGAGTGTGGTCATAACCCGACGGACTTTTTCTTCATATGTATCTCCCATCAACTTTCCTCCTGATCATAAATATTTTCTTCAGATGCCTAAAAAAATTAGCTGCCGGCAA
This genomic interval from Eubacteriaceae bacterium ES3 contains the following:
- a CDS encoding diguanylate cyclase is translated as MTEQEFTYLYDLLHTSLPTNKIPDDAKDNTMFTDLVNTINHLRKAAADLSYGNLSAPIEGPGYIMDCLKNLQSSLKTLSHTAEQLAEGDFTQHIEYFGDFGAAFNTMTDKLKAVIDDLTETQARLQKSEARHRLLADHADDVIWTMDLNGRFTYVSPSVEKLRGFSVAEVLEQTAEEMLCPGSLIEMQKGLERAINSVTKGLPFNIYRGELEQPCKDGSTVWTEATVSGIYDEEGKFVGMLGVTRDISERRKMEEEIRRLSITDKLTQTYNRLKLDESIDSLFSKANSVGTVFSIIILDIDHFKNVNDRFGHQAGDQVLIDLVGLLNLGVRDSDIVGRWGGEEFLIILPETNKAEALIMAERLRASVADNHFKDVGRVTISLGVTSYNDDLTPEQLISRADSALYQAKQNGRNRVENE
- a CDS encoding arylamine N-acetyltransferase codes for the protein MKEIKAYLERLKIDEMPQVSVEQLKKLHQAHVMTIPFENLTVYKKEPVSLKQDDLYNKIVRQNRGGYCFELNSLFAALLKEIGFDVTSHLARVYRDGYAESGKTHRVNTVELDGNRYLCDVGFGGNGLVTPLLIEENHEEDQNGLKYRLTALDDQTCQLETRIEDDFIPSYAFSLEPCIDADFEIANFFTSAHPESFFRQVLIATRPIPDGRISLMDREVTIRNGEEKQVQGFDSPEAAWAYFESFGQA
- a CDS encoding helix-turn-helix domain-containing protein, with protein sequence MGDTYEEKVRRVMTTLNHQEPDKVPIMSMFETFSIPFAGGTIEELNAHPEKEIEYYTTPHRAMYKAFNELAGMLVLDNANQLFYTGLEKISNFLYIYLDNINKDVIMLTQNDIMDLVGINLKNVSRCPKILRDNQVIETRRNRIIVRDREKLRQYCSAAIIS